The following are encoded in a window of Podospora pseudoanserina strain CBS 124.78 chromosome 6, whole genome shotgun sequence genomic DNA:
- a CDS encoding hypothetical protein (EggNog:ENOG503PFWI), whose translation MPQPGHGRSVTIGRREKTSALNPSSRHRDSIRPATGRKRYRHESHDDVTSTHSVESTDLEDALESDCGSVSPDETASLLQPHLPKNLQHLACQLASQTFPVVSQWMNSARYIPPPTIRIPPPKRSKTSSPTPRSILMETSDPSDPSTVLIFRIDGYYPLPCPFAISNPSHHGFCNLQHHLRSISDVVQHLIKHHPNPFYCPICSQTFANEPTCDSHIRERTCKPRSLDIIKGVSQSTLREIIRRDKPHLPEEDRWRNIYRILLPGNKPPGRGTAYISQGLPLAVAMTRDYWEQHGRRIVGEYLAKVGSDVSGPTTGDEEVSMLCEIAERELVELVIAEHARKNCQISEVGEEVGEDKRVTVKAEQD comes from the coding sequence ATGCCACAGCCCGGACATGGCAGGTCGGTCACGATCggaagaagggaaaagaCCTCGGCACTGAATCCGTCATCCCGACATCGCGACTCTATACGTCCAGCGACGGGCCGGAAACGCTACCGGCATGAGAGTCATGACGACGTCACCTCAACACACTCTGTCGAGAGCACCGACCTAGAAGATGCCCTCGAAAGCGACTGCGGCAGTGTCTCCCCCGACGAAACAGCCTCATTGTTACAGCCACACTTGCCTAAGAATCTTCAACACCTGGCGTGCCAGTTAGCCAGTCAAACCTTTCCAGTTGTTTCTCAATGGATGAACTCCGCACGCTACATCCCACCCCCTACTATCAGGATCCCACCTCCAAAGCGCTCCAAAACCTCTAGCCCAACACCTCGATCCATACTCATGGAGACATCTGACCCATCCGACCCCTCAACCGTCCTCATCTTTCGAATTGATGGCTACTACCCTCTACCATGTCCcttcgccatctccaacccatcccatcatggATTCTGTAATTTACAGCACCACCTCCGCTCCATCTCTGATGTCGTCCAACATCTTATCAAGCACCACCCCAATCCCTTCTACTGCCCTATCTGCAGTCAAACCTTTGCCAATGAGCCCACCTGCGACAGCCACATTCGGGAACGCACCTGCAAGCCTCGCAGCCTTGACATCATCAAGGGCGTTTCCCAGTCTACGCTCAGGGAGATCATTAGACGTGACAAACCGCACCTACCTGAAGAAGACCGCTGGCGGAACATTTATAGGATCTTGCTTCCCGGTAACAAGCCCCCTGGAAGGGGGACGGCATATATAAGCCAGGGCTTGCCGTTGGCAGTAGCAATGACGAGGGATTACTGGGAACAACACGGGCGGAGGATAGTGGGTGAGTATCTCGCAAAGGTTGGCTCTGATGTGAGTGGACCTACAAcaggagatgaggaggtcTCGATGCTTTGTGAGATtgcggagagggagttggttgagCTTGTTATTGCGGAGCATGCCCGGAAGAATTGCCAAATCagtgaggtgggtgaggaggtgggtgaggataAACGGGTGACTGTGAAAGCTGAGCAAGACTGA
- a CDS encoding hypothetical protein (EggNog:ENOG503PWWM): MKQPTTHLLTLFLLPFALALPTPEDSVNQVEQGTNTPATVGNVNAGIPRCRTQGLSDFCLSNSNKPYCDATGFHNNMMAQCEKNCWCE, translated from the exons ATGAAG CAACCAACCACGCACTtgctcaccctcttcctcctgccCTTCGCCCTTGCCCTTCCCACACCAGAAGACTCAGTCAATCAAGTGGAGCAAGGGACCAACACGCCGGCGACAGTGGGCAACGTCAACGCCGGTATCCCCCGATGCAGGACACAGGGCCTCAGCGATTTTTGCCTGTCAAACAGCAATAAGCCATACTGCGATGCCACCGGGTTTCACAACAACATGATGGCCCAGTGCGAGAAGAACTGCTGGTGCGAATAG
- a CDS encoding hypothetical protein (COG:E; EggNog:ENOG503NWDN; CAZy:AA3), which yields MATSTDAQEFSSIKFDYLIIGGGTAGLAVASRLAEIPSLTIGVLEAGKSGYGDDNIDIPAYSGRALGGPYDWHFQTTPQPGLGGRTLPWNRGKVLGGSSALNYMTWNRGSKEDYNAWEELGNDGWGWDSLLPYFKRSERFHSPPPNFKDNHQASYNEPNSFLGEDGPINVSYTRDFSPSHALWHATFNEVGVESNPAHLDGSNVGVWTTIVAVNPETATRSYATHYCLTPPANLHILTEALVEQVVLDKKDGEWAATGVRFSHYGKQYVASAAREVILSAGSVQSPQLLELSGVGRADVLGAAGIPLKVESPNVGENLQEHIMLPMVFEVDPKLPHPDDLFIEEIAATAYEQYQREKSGRLTVLPCSMAYLPVSKLAPKEDVASLSSRSQQLERFGAEQTSILSSRFDTDKQLGQVEFVFDLGNWNPSFAPKEEGKRYCSMLLVLQYPYSRGSIHIDPKDGPTADGVPATAHQQPVIDPQYYVGPHGELDLEIMLHGAKFAQKICSTKPLKNVIPGPASPSSAVVSDEDLRGWIVENTITDWHPTGTCAMGGRVGQAGGVVDERLRVYGVKGLRVIDASVMPLHISAHLQATVYAIGEKGADMILEDAGLRS from the exons ATGGCTACCTCAACTGACGCCCAGGAGttctcctccatcaagtTCGACTacctcatcatcggcggcggcacagCTGGTCTCGCCGTCGCCTCCCGCCTAGCCgaaatcccctccctcaccatcggCGTCCTCGAAGCAGGGAAAAGCGGTTATGGCGACGATAACATTGACATCCCAGCCTACTCTGGCCGAGCACTGGGAGGACCCTACGACTGGCACTTCCAGACCACGCCCCAGCCCGGTCTCGGCGGACGAACTCTCCCATGGAACCGGGGGAAGGTCCTAGGCGGATCAAGTGCGCTGAATTATATGACTTGGAATCGTGGAAGCAAGGAGGATTATAATGCctgggaggagctggggaatgatggttgggggtgggattcTCTCCT CCCTTACTTCAAAAGGTCAGAACGATTCCACTCGCCTCCGCCGAACTTTAAGGACAACCACCAGGCCTCGTACAACGAGCCAAACAGCTTCCTGGGTGAAGATGGGCCCATCAATGTTTCATACACTCGAGATTTCTCGCCTTCGCATGCTCTGTGGCATGCAACCTTCAACGAGGTGGGGGTCGAGTCAAATCCAGCTCACTTGGACGGATCAAATGTGGGTGTGTGGACTACCATTGTGGCCGTCAACCCAGAGACCGCCACAAGATCATATGCGACTCATTACTGCTTGACGCCGCCTGCGAACTTGCATATCCTTACTGAGGCTCTCGTTGAGCAAGTCGTTTTGGATAAGAAGGACGGGGAATGGGCTGCTACTGGCGTGCGGTTCAGTCATTACGGGAAGCAATATGTCGCCTCAGCTGCTAGAGAGGTCATCCTGTCAGCAGGGAGCGTCCAGTCACCACAGCTTTTGGAGTTGTCCGGTGTTGGCCGGGCTGATGTTCTGGGTGCTGCGGGAATTCCGTTAAAAGTTGAGAGTCCAAACGTGGGTGAAAACCTGCAGGAGCATATCA TGCTCCCAATGGTCTTCGAAGTAGACCCCAAGCTCCCCCACCCAGACGACCTGTTCATCGAAGAaatcgccgccaccgcctaCGAGCAATACCAAAGAGAAAAGTCCGGTCGTTTGACCGTCCTCCCCTGCTCGATGGCATATCTTCCCGTTTCCAAGCTGGCACCCAAAGAAGATGTGGCTTCGCTCTCGTCCAGGTCCCAACAGTTGGAACGTTTTGGCGCCGAGCAAACGTCTATCCTCTCTAGCAGGTTCGACACCGACAAACAGCTCGGCCAAGTCGAATTCGTCTTTGATCTCGGCAACTGGAACCCGTCGTTTGCGCCTAAGGAAGAGGGCAAGAGATACTGCTCCatgctgttggtgctgcAGTATCCCTACTCGAGAGGGTCCATCCATATCGATCCTAAAGATGGACCAACCGCTGATGGGGTACCAGCCACCGCGCACCAACAGCCGGTGATTGATCCGCAGTATTATGTTGGTCCTCATGGGGAGCTCGACCTTGAGATTATGCTGCATGGTGCCAAGTTTGCGCAGAAGATTTGCTCGACTAAGCCATTGAAGAATGTCATCCCCggtcctgcttctccttcatcgGCAGTGGTCTCTGATGAAGACCTGAGAGGATGGATCGTTGAGAATACCATCACAGACTGGCATCCGACAGGGACCTGTGCGATGGGCGGTCGTGTTGGGCAGGCAGGcggtgtggttgatgaacGGCTCAGGGTGTACGGCGTGAAGGGGTTGAGAGTGATCGATGCAAGCGTGATGCCGCTGCATATCAGCGCGCATTTGCAGGCTACGGTTTATGCTATTGGTGAGAAGGGAGCCGACATGATTTTGGAAGATGCTGGACTTCGAAGTTAG
- a CDS encoding hypothetical protein (EggNog:ENOG503P41J; COG:S) codes for MPDTAFSSPLPSPNISIPSPNLSPATKSSDEHPPTPRPVRVLCLHGYSSNGILLEKHLQPIRSRLPKSWEWHYIDGDYPVPLSTSPPGEHSCRSYYPTPEAHHIDEAHSQVHLYTLLNGLGYDIILGFGQGAALAASILLHEQRDWQIGESEFKLGVFFSSTIPYAKCLQAGYNARHVFGIEGETPEVVKDRPTDVPGEMLPTEEQNRFQCQEHETVWEEDFNVVKRVDKDGVVWRAETRLCMSLEGHEGCRGARKTDKTVVVDKGERTFYQMFHPDVEEARIQIPTVHIHGRNDPWRVQGRALMRMCDEDKVQYAIHEGGHEIPGWGEDLDDVVEAIREGLKEAGIPLEDDE; via the coding sequence ATGCCAGAcaccgccttctcctcccccctcccctcccccaacatctccatcccctcgcccaacctctccccagccACCAAATCCAGCGATgaacacccccccacccctcgGCCCGTCCGCGTCCTCTGCCTCCACGGCTACTCCTCCAACGGCATCCTCCTAGAAAAgcacctccaacccatccGCTCCCGCCTCCCCAAATCCTGGGAGTGGCACTACATCGACGGCGACTACCCCGTCCCGCTCAGCACCTCACCCCCGGGGGAACACTCCTGCCGAAGCTACTACCCCACCCCCGAGGCGCACCACATCGACGAGGCGCACTCCCAAGTCCACTTgtacaccctcctcaacggtCTCGGGTacgacatcatcctcggcttcggccAAGGCGCCGCGCTAGCGGCCTCAATTCTGTTGCATGAGCAGCGTGATTGGCAGATTGGGGAGTCAGAGTTCAAACTAGGGGTTTTTTTCAGCTCTACGATCCCATACGCGAAGTGTTTGCAGGCGGGTTACAACGCGCGGCACGTTTTTGGGATTGAGGGGGAGACTCctgaggtggtgaaggatcGGCCGACGGATGTGCCGGGGGAGATGTTACCGACCGAGGAGCAGAATCGTTTCCAGTGTCAGGAGCATGAGActgtttgggaggaggattttAATGTTGTCAAGAGGGTGGATAaggatggggttgtttggAGGGCGGAGACGAGGTTGTGTATGAGTCTTGAGGGGCATGAGGGGTGTAGGGGGGCGAGGAAAACCGATAagactgtggtggtggataaaGGGGAGAGGACGTTTTATCAGATGTTTCATCctgatgtggaggaggcgaggattCAGATCCCGACGGTGCATATACATGGGAGGAATGATCCTTGGAGGGTGCAggggagggcgttgatgaggatgtgtGATGAGGATAAGGTGCAGTATGCGATTCATGAGGGGGGCCATGAGATTccgggttggggggaggatttggatgatgtggtggaggctattagggaggggttgaaggaggcggGGATACCcttggaggatgatgagtga
- a CDS encoding hypothetical protein (COG:S; EggNog:ENOG503P32G), which produces MTTPTPSRDDLISLHGFTPLPVDQDAIFQGKPFLHQPTPVPLSSIPYPSSTDPLVAKVQEYAKEKLPIQTYNHSMRVFYWSTIIMQQQFPSLPPISPSTIALTCLLHDIGTTPSNQSSTLLSFEFQGGVIALDLLKELNGNKSQAEAVAEAIIRHQDLGTVGTITALGQILQLATVYDNMSLRPYLIHPDTKAEVNKAYPRKGWSGCFSAAIANEKKLKPWGHTSHLGWEVFENGVRENEFMREVDSWE; this is translated from the exons ATGACgacccccaccccctcccgcgACGACCTCATATCCCTCCACGGTttcactcccctccccgtgGACCAGGACGCCATCTTCCAGGGAAAACCAtttctccaccaacccaccccggTCCCTCTCTCGTCCATCCCCTATCCAAGCTCTACCGACCCCTTGGTCGCTAAGGTGCAGGAGTACGCGAAGGAAAAGCTCCCAATCCAAACCTACAACCACTCCATGCGGGTTTTCTACTGGT caACCATAATCATGCAACAGCaattcccctccctcccccccatctcgCCCTCCACCATAGCCCTGACCTGTCTTCTTCACGACAttggcaccaccccctccaaccaatcctccaccctcctctcatTCGAGTTCCAAGGCGGGGTGATAGCCCTTGACCTCTTAAAAGAACTCAACGGCAACAAGTCGCAAGCAGAAGCCGTAGCAGAAGCCATAATCCGACACCAAGACCTCGGCACAGTAGGCACCATCACAGCCTTGGGACAAATCCTCCAACTAGCCACAGTCTACGATAACATGTCCCTTCGCCCGTATCTCATCCACCCAGACACCAAGGCCGAGGTGAACAAGGCTTACCCTAGAAAGGGCTGGAGCGGGTGTTTCTCTGCTGCTATCGCCAATGAGAAGAAACTAAAGCCCTGGGGGCATACCAGCCatttggggtgggaggtttTTGAGAATGGGGTTCGGGAGAATGAGTTTATGAGGGAGGTTGATTCTTGGGAGTGA
- the TPN1 gene encoding Vitamin B6 transporter (EggNog:ENOG503NVJX; COG:P), whose product MTTPDLEKQQAAATTVTTPADPTTKSISSTDTPQQQQPQNASPFEVPHFLIKINNTLESLSGFEARGITRVLPSERQPPSHLADAQVFLLWFGANISVNNLAVALLGPLVFQLGFTDSAWCAIVGAFLGSCSTAYMSIWGPASGNRTMVIARYFMGYWPSKIPTALNIVLMVGYITLSYIIAGQMLSAVSGGGLTIVVGIVVSALVCWVVAVFGMRVFHFYERFALIPQILVLFALIGCAGPYFDTTIESQGDGTAIAANRLSFLSLCLYVPNSWAAAASDYYVYYPESTRKRKIFCLTLFGLWTSFSLVYMIGIGLATGVTHHTAWAEANAISAGALIVAGFGPLKGFGLFCSVIVALGIIANSIPGCYSAALGFQVLGRHFKVVPRWVWTCTVVVLQTVLALAGREHLFVLFQNFLALMGYWVEFMILIFVLEHVLFRRTRGFDWARWEDKSYLPVGWAALVAFLLGWVGAVLGMYQIWYTGPLAVLAGASAGGCDVGVWVGCGFALVSFPPLRWLELRIIGR is encoded by the exons ATGACAACCCCCGATctggagaagcagcaggctgctgccaccaccgtaacaacaccagcagatcccaccaccaaatcaatctcctccactgacaccccccaacaacaacagccccaaAATGCTTCTCCTTTCGAGGTTCCCCATTTTTtgatcaagatcaacaacaccctcgaaTCCCTCTCCGGCTTCGAAGCCCGCGGCATCACCCGcgtcctcccctccgaacggcaacctccctcccacctcgcAGACGCCCAGGTATTCCTCCTCTGGTTCGGGGCCAACATCTccgtcaacaacctcgcAGTGGCCCTTCTCGGACCATTAGTCTTCCAGCTTGGCTTCACCGACTCGGCATGGTGCGCTATTGTTGGAGCCTTTCTGGGGAGTTGTTCCACCGCATACATGAGTATCTGGGGACCGGCAAGCGGGAACAGAACAATGGTTATCGCGAGGTATTTTATGGGTTACTGGCCTAGCAAGATACCAACAGCGCTGAATATTgttttgatggtggggtaTATCACCTTGAGTTACATCATTGCGGGACAGATGTTATCTGCGGTGAGCGGGGGGGGTTTGACGATTGTGGTTGGGATTGTGGTTAGTGCTTTGGTGTGTTGGGTTGTGGCGGTTTTTGGGATGAGGGTTTTTCATTTTTATGAACG GTTTGCGTTGATACCCCAGATATTGGTCCTCTTCGCACTTATCGGGTGTGCGGGACCGTATTTTGACACCACGATTGAGTCCCAGGGAGATGGGACGGCCATTGCGGCAAACAGGCTTAGCTTTTTGAGCCTGTGTCTTTATGTGCCCAACtcgtgggcggcggcggcgagtgATTACTATGTTTACTACCCTGAGAGCACGCGCAAGAGGAAGATCTTTTGCTTGACGCTGTTTGGGCTTTGGACGTCGTTTAGTCTGGTTTATATGATTGGGATTGGGCTTGCGACTGGTGTGACGCATCATACTGCTTGGGCGGAGGCGAATGCTATTTCTGCTGGGGCGTTGATTGTGGCTGGGTTTGGACCATTGAAGGGGTTCGGATTGTTCTGCTCTGTTATTGTGGCGTTGGGAATCATCGCGAATAGTATCCCCGGGTGTTATTCAGCGGCGTTGGGCTTTCAGGTTCTGGGGAGGCACTTCAAGGTTGTGCCGAGGTGGGTGTGGACTTGTACGGTGGTCGTCCTGCAGACTGTGCTGGCTTTGGCAGGGAGGGAGCATTTGTTTGTGCTGTTCCAGAACTTCCTCGCGCTGATGGGGTACTGGGTAGAGTTTATGATTTTGATCTTTGTGTTGGAGCATGTGCTGTTTAGGAGGACTAGAGGGTTTGACTGGGCGAGGTGGGAGGATAAGAGTTATTTGCCGGTTGGGTGGGCTGCGCTGGTTGCTTTCTTGTTGGGCTGGGTCGGGGCCGTGTTGGGGATGTATCAGATTTGGTATACCGGGCCATTGGCAGTGCTGGCAGGAGCGAGCGCGGGGGGttgtgatgttggtgtttgggttggaTGTGGGTTTGCTTTGGTGAGCTTTCCTCCGTTGAGGTGGTTGGAGTTGAGGATTATTGGGAGGTAA
- a CDS encoding hypothetical protein (EggNog:ENOG503PMVQ) yields MSAPLLMHPAEPATADNIKPRLACPFFRYDPCRHYACASYELKGFEAVKKHLERKHILKNHCARCFRSFESEDARNNHIVSERCSITLGRDEITYDEWTTARRCPRTKSCEVKWKWLWTTFFKLPALPRELVYFQDAVVEAKNVLIDPVTIQSVLKARLHLDQQEISSVADEVREALLRKNSGARPYRVCDSEGGGDNGIPANLKASGYGSMGVRAAEMEAEAVAFALPPARHALLPEEPCLPIIGESSPHPAAVVSPVTPRPTNFSLRPISVPQQPASTSGEGPETNSFDAWRTVCLVPWATADGILARLMEDPISWFKPDGPKWSDVYDHIDRDALRKFWALGNTPAVQVSIPIRSTHVQSLAAIESELFDFEVAGIRPSSSTGYIPGL; encoded by the coding sequence ATGTCAGCTCCATTACTGATGCACCCTGCTGAGCCTGCCACCGCCGACAACATCAAGCCAAGGCTAGCTTGTCCCTTCTTCCGTTATGATCCATGTCGCCATTACGCGTGCGCCAGTTACGAGCTGAAGGGCTTCGAGGCGGTCAAGAAGCACCTCGAGAGGAAACACATCCTGAAGAATCACTGCGCCCGTTGCTTCAGGTCGTTTGAAAGTGAGGATGCAAGAAACAACCACATCGTGAGCGAGCGCTGCTCAATCACGCTTGGCCGCGACGAAATAACATACGACGAATGGACCACAGCGCGGCGGTGCCCTAGAACGAAGTCCTGTGAAGTGAAATGGAAGTGGTTGTGGACGACATTCTTCAAGCTCCCAGCACTGCCTCGAGAGCTTGTCTATTTTCAAGATGCTGTCGTGGAGGCCAAAAACGTTTTGATCGACCCTGTTACCATACAGTCAGTTCTCAAGGCGCGACTGCACCTTGATCAACAGGAAATTTCATCAGTAGCCGACGAGGTCCGCGAAGCCTTGCTCCGTAAAAATTCCGGTGCAAGACCTTATCGCGTCTGCGACAGCGAGGGTGGCGGTGACAATGGGATACCGGCTAACTTGAAAGCCTCGGGGTATGGGTCTATGGGTGTAAGGGCCGCAGAAATGGAAGCAGAGGCCGTTGCTTTTGCCCTTCCACCAGCGCGACACGCATTGCTTCCAGAAGAACCATGTCTCCCAATCATCGGAGAATCTTCTCCTCACCCTGCCGCTGTGGTCAGTCCTGTCACCCCTCGGCCAACCAACTTTAGCCTCCGACCGATATCGGtacctcaacaaccagcgTCCACCAGCGGTGAGGGCCCTGAAACAAACTCCTTCGACGCTTGGCGAACCGTGTGTTTGGTCCCTTGGGCGACCGCGGATGGGATCTTGGCAAGGTTGATGGAAGACCCGATTTCATGGTTTAAACCGGATGGTCCCAAGTGGAGTGACGTTTACGACCACATTGACCGGGATGCTCTGAGGAAGTTCTGGGCCCTTGGAAACACACCGGCAGTACAGGTTTCGATACCGATCCGGTCCACCCATGTCCAAAGCCTGGCCGCAATAGAATCCGAGCTGTTCGATTTCGAGGTCGCAGGCATCCGGCCTTCATCGTCCACGGGTTACATTCCAGGGCTCTGA
- a CDS encoding hypothetical protein (EggNog:ENOG503NWGB; COG:E) — MTASTPNLKPAGYGTASSSSSGSSTPQPSRSPKQNIAPVSIINNTDVESPLLSPKSNNPLLSNPQSLSQEHQIESRSLQKGLSQRHLSMLGIAGSIGTGLFLGLGGAVSTGGPLGALLGYAVIGLVVCSVQFALGEVTALMPVTGSFVRHAEVLVDPAMGFAIGWNLVYGNLLSIPSEIVAVCVLVKFWTGDGLNPAAVILPFIALTGGIGMAFVRVFGEVEFVFALLKILLVVFLIVLGLVINLGGVPGTEVIGFRYWRDPGPFVEYIAQVDWGRFLGFWAVMTGAVFSFAGVESLAMAAAETRNPREAIPRAVKRVFARIVIFYGLAVFVVGLLVPSNDERLKGSGDTVAQSPFVLAAAAAGIKGIPSLVNAIVITSAWSAANQSLLAGTRVLYGLALKGQAPKIFLRTTSWGTPYMCVLLFTVFMFLSFLSLSENAISVFWWLVMLTAAGVLVSWSSILLNHIRLLKAMKKQGILTDRLPWHNWWTEYTSPVGLVMCLVILFTSGFSVFTTGHWDAAKFVSSYLDIPIVLAAYLGWKFFRKTSITPLDQIPLEEAFEQAEENLSVQTQGFQPTKKTRGWTRFVSWIWD; from the exons ATGACCGCCTCAACACCCAACCTCAAGCCGGCGGGGTACGGCACcgcctcttcgtcctcctctggctcatccaccccccaaccatcacGCTCTCCCAAGCAGAACATCGCCCCCGTCAGCATCATCAATAATACCGACGTCGAGTCCCCCCTCCTATCCCCCAAATCCAATAATCCCCTCTTATCCAACCCCCAGAGCCTCAGCCAAGAGCACCAGATTGAGTCCAGATCCCTCCAAAAGGGCCTCTCCCAACGCCATCTCTCCATGCTGGGAATAGCAGGGTCCATCGGCACCGgtctcttcctcggccttggcggGGCAGTTTCTACGGGTGGTCCTCTCGGTGCACTGCTAGGCTATGCAGTCATCGGACTAGTCGTCTGCTCCGTGCAGTTTGCCCTGGGAGAGGTGACTGCTTTGATGCCTGTCACCGGATCATTCGTCAGACACGCCGAGGTGCTGGTTGATCCAGCCATGGGGTTTGCTATCGGGTGGAACTTGGTTTACGGCAATTTGTTGAGTATACCTTCTGAGATTGTGGCGGTTTGTGTGCTGGTCAAGTTCTGGACGGGGGATGGGCTGAACCCGGCGGCGGTAATCTTGCCGTTTATTGCACTCACGGGTGGGATAGGGATGGCTTTTGTGAGGGTGTTTGGTGAGGTGGAGTTTGTGTTTGCCTTGTTGAAGATCTTGCTGGTTGTCTTTTTGATcgtgttggggttggtgatcaaTTTGGGGGGAGTGCCTGGGACTGAGGTGATTGGGTTCAGATATTGGCGAGATCCGGGTCCGTTTGTGGAGTATATTGCTCAAGTAGACTGGGGGAGGTTTCTCGGCTTCTGGGCAGTGATGACCGGGGCGGTGTTCAGTTTTGCGGGGGTGGAGTCTTTGGCTATGGCTGCCGCTGAGACGAGAAACCCGAGAGAGGCTATTCCCAGGGCTGTGAAGAGGGTCTTTGCGAGGATTGTCATCTTCTATGGTCTGGCGGTGTTTGTGGTGGGCTTGTTGGTGCCTAGCAATGATGAGAGGCTGAAGGGGAGTGGTGATACCGTGGCACAGAGTCCGTTTGTGCTTGCGGCCGCAGCAGCTGGGATCAAGGGGATCCCGAGCTTGGTGAATGCCATTGTGATCACGTCGGCCTGGTCAGCGGCGAATCAGAGTTTGCTGGCGGGCACGAGGGTGTTGTATGGATTGGCACTGAAGGGACAAGCACCGAAGATCTTTTTGAGGACCACGTCTTGGGGCACACCATATATGTGTGTCTTGTTGTTTACGGTCTTCATGTttttgagcttcttgagccTGTCCGAGAACGCCATTAGCGTGTTCTGGTGGCTGGTCATGCTGACGGCAGCCGGGGTGTTGGTCTCTTGGAGTTCCATTCTGCTGAACCACATCCGGCTTCTCAAGGCTATGAAGAAGCAAGGCATTTTGACCGACAGACTGCCATGGCACAATTGGTGGACGG AGTACACATCCCCAGTCGGGCTTGTCATGTGCCTCGTCATTTTGTTCACGAGCGGCTTCAGTGTCTTCACCACGGGCCATTGGGACGCCGCCAAGTTTGTGTCGTCGTACCT TGACATTCCCATTGTCCTAGCTGCTTACCTGGGCTGGAAGTTCTTCCGCAAGACCTCGATCACTCCTCTCGATCAAATACCCCTTGAAGAAGCGTTTGaacaggccgaggagaaccTCTCGGTACAAACCCAAGGTTTCCAGCCAACAAAGAAGACTAGAGGCTGGACAAGGTTCGTCAGCTGGATATGGGACTAG